One stretch of Candida orthopsilosis Co 90-125, chromosome 3 draft sequence DNA includes these proteins:
- a CDS encoding Ycs4 condensin complex subunit has translation MEFSLSSYVNNFDIDKSYGVEYSDVDSKLESLVESLAHNPESITSNGDLFDDLVELTHGFRTLHSKQQQQLSYLIVSSFNAVCQQFDRMMQEEDFHESLEQVKSTMERYGYLIFVLLKQLSKEDFSQLSATRSQKSLSKEFLGKWNSNCTEVENTLVVVKAVLNLNLGRIFVTTPERDAYVELFTRPIMNLMESPERMKVVGLRMVIFEDLCLAVTRHAHGPCIRHSITQSLTYYAHLPQYMAMLLNMLTDKYDYTFLSEEVLREIAQTNFNSNDTNGPKAIAEFLVKLSELNPVSILRQMTSISQLLANTNQTLRCSVVETCGNIVVSILKALDSPVEDQNEISIHNEQQVDKLLNLLEERFLDQNPFVRTKAFQALTKVSDLKIKLTTRRQKFMQLAVRSLDDRSTLVRRNAIKLIGKLIINHQFQGVHGTQLGLTFWKEKLDDAEKELFRYIPTSPQKVVVEEDDRTPSADEGEDSTSNKEVDEDISQKSASLLGNPNIANGAAISSEKSDEANDVENNSTELENTYPADQNLPDKTVLARIKLKFDFYKDAVDFIETIHSSVDVVSRLLFSRNRNEAIDAMDFLVLVDAYGIENSQSGIRKMLHLVWMKGSSDEGKSVASHLIDCYKSLFMSAPTGSNAEKAAYISGNLIELTVGASLADLASLEKLLCMMYEAKYINSDVIKVLWHVYNADVEEGQVVKEKRRGAIKILGMLALEDNKIAQQGFNSILNIGLGEKGHADLVLCRYTCIALQRVLSTAERNSATPKLSEEDLAMERLIGVLLKVCHDGEWFPTAEQAINTIFSISSDPVSVCSEVIRSKSKEVFAFPTGEKSNCHSLSQLLFIVGHVAISTIVFLEKLEAQFKKKKHAAESASNKNENSNEDAEDNELEMIGGTSEDDFADAVVHVKERELLYADNSLLKGFGSLVKKICFSPKQYKNTLLQRQAVLCLVKLMCVSSIYCEENLPLLLKIMEVSKDPVIRCNCVLGLGDLAVSFNRLIDENTDFIYRRLTDENIMVQRTCLMTVTFLILAGQVKVKGQLSSMAKCLENPDQGISDMCRLFFAELATKDNAIYNGFIDIFGGLSFDKSLSNAEFRRILKFLIGFVDKERHQKQLCEKLLVRLSKAKNQKEWNDVAFALETFPYTSEAITAAIKEGYQVVQAKE, from the coding sequence ATGGAATTCAGTCTTTCCTCCTATGTTAACAATTTTGACATAGATAAAAGCTATGGGGTTGAGTATTCCGATGTTGATTCAAAGTTGGAATCGTTGGTTGAATCGCTAGCTCACAACCCAGAATCTATTACATCTAATGGCgacttgtttgatgatttagTTGAGCTTACCCATGGGTTTCGCACATTGCATCTgaaacagcaacagcagctATCTTACCTTATTGTCTCGTCATTTAATGCTGTTTGCCAACAGTTTGATCGTATGATgcaagaagaagattttcATGAGTCGTTGGAGCAAGTAAAATCAACCATGGAGAGGTACGGGTACTTGATATTTGTTCTATTGAAGCAGCTATCAAAGGAAGATTTCCTGCAGTTGAGTGCAACCAGATCTCAAAAATCCTTATCTAAAGAGTTTCTAGGGAAATggaattcaaattgtacTGAGGTTGAGAATACCTTGGTTGTTGTAAAAGCCGTGTTGAATCTCAATTTAGGAAGGATATTTGTGACGACACCGGAACGTGACGCTTATGTTGAGTTGTTCACGCGTCCAATAATGAATTTAATGGAAAGCCCTGAAAGGATGAAGGTGGTTGGTTTAAGAATGGTGATTTTTGAGGACTTGTGTCTAGCAGTAACAAGGCATGCTCATGGCCCATGTATCAGGCACTCCATTACACAGAGTCTTACTTATTACGCCCACTTGCCACAGTATATGGctatgttgttgaatatgttGACTGACAAATATGATTACACGTTTTTGTCAGAGGAAGTCTTGAGGGAAATTGCCCAGACAAACTTCAACTCCAATGATACAAATGGGCCAAAAGCTATTGCCGAATTTTTAGTGAAACTTTCAGAACTAAATCCCGTACTGATTCTTCGTCAGATGACAAGTATTTCCCAGTTGTTAGCAAACACTAACCAAACCTTGCGATGTTCAGTTGTAGAGACTTGTGGGAATATTGTGGTGAGTATACTCAAAGCTCTAGACAGCCCTGTGGAAgatcaaaatgaaattagTATTCATAATGAACAACAGGTGGACAAGTTGCTTAATTTGTTGGAAGAGCGGTTTTTGGATCAGAATCCATTTGTAAGAACAAAGGCGTTTCAAGCTTTGACAAAGGTTtcagatttgaaaataaagcTCACCACTCGAAGACAGAAATTTATGCAGCTTGCTGTTCGGTCTTTAGATGATAGGAGCACTTTGGTGAGACGTAACGcgatcaaattgattggaAAGCTTATCATCaaccaccaatttcaagGTGTACATGGTACTCAGTTGGGCCTCACgttttggaaagaaaagcttgatgatgctgaaaaagaattattTAGGTATATCCCCACTTCTCCTCAAAAAGTAGTGGTGGAGGAGGATGACCGCACCCCTTCGGCAGATGAGGGTGAGGATTCCACTTCGAATAAAGAGGTAGATGAAGATATTTCTCAAAAGAGTGCTTCACTCTTAGGCAACCCCAATATAGCTAATGGTGCAGCAATATCATCTGAAAAATCTGACGAAGCTAACGATGTGGAAAATAACTCGACCGAACTTGAAAATACATATCCAGCTGATCAAAATCTTCCAGATAAAACCGTTTTGGCAAGGATTAAGCtcaagtttgatttttaCAAAGATGCCGTAGATTTTATTGAAACGATTCACTCCAGCGTTGATGTTGTCTCAcgtttgttgttttcaagAAACAGAAATGAGGCCATAGATGCAATGGATTTTCTAGttcttgttgatgcttATGGGATTGAGAATTCTCAAAGTGGAATACGGAAGATGCTACATCTAGTTTGGATGAAGGGTTCTTCTGATGAAGGTAAATCTGTTGCATCACACCTCATAGATTGTTATAAATCTTTGTTCATGTCGGCTCCAACCGGTTCCAATGCTGAAAAAGCTGCATATATTTCTGGTAATCTCATAGAGCTAACTGTTGGTGCAAGTCTTGCAGATTTGGCTTCATTAGAAAAGTTACTTTGTATGATGTACGAAGCAAAGTATATCAACAGTGATGTCATTAAAGTGTTATGGCATGTTTACAATGCAGATGTTGAGGAAGGACAGGTTGTAAAGGAAAAAAGACGTGGTGCAATCAAGATCTTGGGGATGTTGGCGCTTGAAGACAACAAAATAGCCCAACAGGGTTTTAATTCAATTCTAAACATTGGATTAGGAGAAAAAGGCCATGCAGACTTAGTATTGTGTCGATACACATGTATTGCATTACAGAGAGTATTGTCCACTGCAGAAAGAAATTCTGCTACCCCAAAATTGTCTGAAGAAGATCTTGCTATGGAAAGGCTAATAGGCGTGCTTCTTAAAGTATGCCATGATGGAGAATGGTTTCCCACGGCCGAGCAAGCAATAAATACGATTTTTAGCATTTCGTCGGATCCTGTATCTGTATGTTCTGAAGTTATTCGACTGAAATCGAAAGAGGTTTTTGCTTTCCCTACGGGGGAGAAGCTGAATTGTCACTCGCTCTCGCAACTCCTTTTTATTGTTGGGCACGTTGCTATTTCAACGATAGTTTTCTTGGAGAAGCTTGAAGCTcaatttaaaaagaaaaagcaTGCAGCAGAGTCAGCAAgcaacaaaaatgaaaactCAAATGAAGACGCCGAGGACAACGAGTTGGAGATGATTGGTGGTACttctgaagatgattttgCTGATGCCGTTGTTCATGTGAAAGAGAGGGAGCTATTATACGCAGACAATTCGTTATTAAAGGGGTTTGGATCACTAGTGAAGAAAATTTGCTTTTCGCCTAAGCAATACAAAAACACCTTGTTACAACGTCAGGCTGTATTATGCTTGGTGAAACTCATGTGTGTTTCATCCATATACTGTGAAGAAAACTTACCACTATTATTAAAAATCATGGAAGTGTCAAAAGATCCCGTCATAAGATGTAATTGCGTGTTGGGCTTGGGTGATCTTGCTGTGAGTTTTAACcgattgattgatgaaaacaCTGATTTCATATACCGTCGGTTAACAGATGAAAACATAATGGTCCAACGGACATGTTTGATGACAGTGAcctttttaattttggcAGGTCAAGTAAAGGTCAAAGGACAGTTATCCTCAATGGCCAAATGTTTGGAGAATCCAGATCAGGGTATAAGCGATATGTGTCGTCTCTTTTTTGCTGAATTGGCAACTAAAGACAACGCTATTTATAATGGATTTATTGATATATTCGGTGGATTATCCTTTGACAAATCTTTGAGCAATGCAGAGTTCAGGcgaattttgaaatttttgattggCTTTGTGGACAAAGAGCGACATCAAAAACAGTTATGTGAAAAGTTATTAGTTAGGTTGTCTAAAGCTAAAAACCAAAAAGAGTGGAATGATGTTGCCTTTGCGTTAGAAACTTTTCCATATACAAGTGAGGCAATCACAGCTGCTATCAAGGAGGGGTACCAAGTTGTACAAGCTAAGGAATAG